Proteins encoded together in one Impatiens glandulifera chromosome 1, dImpGla2.1, whole genome shotgun sequence window:
- the LOC124922572 gene encoding uncharacterized protein At1g01500-like: MANPDEDLSLTIFKKPKYRLMNTPSLPLSSGWFEIRLFYVRVSPCADETVPDHLTVRHLRREIGVSMEINGVRIPATETVSLTLRRDRLDKESSEVTYVSTDCVKVTGSVEFEVCEDETMMICGSLEIMDSAWSSNNNNGDDDDDDVDDLKTGWSMDCYTSASITNGGSAFVQPKIGISAPSFEVYIAGCCSGVPVILTKMIQISPRRKPTRHLTLDCIPEEVEIGKTQEQRQNGLVQRKLQITEVDVENYESNGKLANSSCYYTEEMYMGEDGQLSWFNAGVRVGVGIGLGMCLGLGIGVGVLMRSYQATTRNLRRKFF; this comes from the exons ATGGCAAATCCAGATGAGGATTTGTCTTTAACAATCTTTAAGAAGCCAAAATATCGCCTTATGAACACCCCTTCTCTTCCTCTATCCTCTGGATGGTTCGAGATTCGTCTTTTCTACGTCCGGGTATCCCCTTGTGCAGATGAGACTGTACCGGACCACCTAACCGTCCGCCACCTTCGCAGGGAGATCGGGGTTTCAATGGAGATCAACGGCGTCCGAATTCCGGCAACCGAAACGGTTTCCTTGACACTCAGGCGTGATCGGCTTGACAAGGAATCGTCTGAGGTTACTTACGTGAGTACCGATTGCGTTAAGGTAACTGGTTCTGTTGAATTCGAGGTTTGTGAGGATGAAACTATGATGATTTGTGGGTCATTGGAGATAATGGATTCTGCCTGgagtagtaataataataatggagatgatgatgatgatgatgttgatgatctTAAGACGGGTTGGAGTATGGATTGTTATACTTCTGCTTCGATTACCAACGGTGGTTCTGCGTTTGTTCAGCCCAAAATTGGTATTTCAGCTCCTTCCTTTGAGGTTTATATCGCAGGTTGTTGTTCTGGGGTTCCTGTCATCTTAACAAAGATGATTCAGATTAGCCCTAGGCGAAAACCCACCAGACATTTGACTCTGGATTGCATTCCTGAAGAAGTTGAAATTGGGAAAACTCAAGAACAACGCCAAAATGGTTTGGTTCAGCGAAAATTACAG ATAACCGAGGTAGATGTTGAGAATTACGAATCGAATGGAAAACTCGCGAATAGTAGCTGTTACTACACGGAAGAGATGTATATGGGTGAAGACGGGCAGCTGTCGTGGTTCAATGCAGGTGTAAGGGTTGGAGTTGGGATTGGTCTTGGAATGTGTCTTGGTCTTGGCATAGGTGTTGGAGTTCTCATGAGATCATATCAAGCTACTACAAGGAACTTGAGGAGGAAGTTTTTCTGA
- the LOC124938407 gene encoding protein PLANT CADMIUM RESISTANCE 4-like, translating to MTVPDQNFVDPSNPQRQEQHDHHEQTRSAPSAPPQPPPAAQETAIQFPPPAGTYNIPLPPHDQQSIPNYPPQAPPEYAPPQAPPVYVPPQARPVYAPLQPGQYHYIRPGPALPVLPPANTEGWKTGLFECFDDPVSALMAFFFPCVPFGQIAEIVDNGHTSCSTSGLMYVLVTVCIGLPCILTCSYRAKLRNKFGLVESPGPDWLVHCFCECCAISQAYRELQLRGWDPSIGWEGNVARQIQQRMVPPRHQAMTA from the exons ATGACGGTACCAGACCAGAATTTTGTTGATCCTTCAAACCCACAAAGGCAAGAACAACATGATCATCATGAGCAGACAAGAAGTGCCCCTTCTGCACCACCACAACCACCACCGGCAGCTCAGGAAACTGCTATCCAATTTCCTCCTCCGGCCGGGACCTACAATATTCCTCTTCCACCTCATGATCAACAATCTATTCCAAATTACCCACCACAAGCGCCGCCCGAATACGCACCACCACAAGCGCCGCCCGTATATGTACCACCACAAGCGCGGCCCGTATATGCACCACTACAGCCCGGGCAATATCATTACATTAGGCCAGGCCCGGCTCTTCCGGTATTGCCTCCGGCGAACACCGAGGGATGGAAGACCGGCCTCTTCGAATGCTTTGATGATCCCGTTAGCG CTTTGATGGCGTTCTTCTTCCCTTGTGTTCCATTCGGTCAAATTGCTGAGATTGTTGACAACGGCCACACTT CTTGCTCGACGAGTGGGCTGATGTATGTGTTGGTGACCGTGTGCATCGGATTGCCTTGCATCTTGACATGCTCCTACCGTGCAAAACTGAGAAACAAGTTTGGTCTGGTGGAGTCGCCTGGACCTGATTGGTTGGTTCATTGCTTTTGTGAGTGTTGTGCCATTTCTCAAGCTTATAGAGAACTCCAATTGAGGGGTTGGGATCCTTCTATAG GATGGGAGGGAAATGTTGCAAGACAAATCCAACAGAGGATGGTTCCACCAAGACATCAGGCTATGACTGCTTGA